In Osmia bicornis bicornis chromosome 1, iOsmBic2.1, whole genome shotgun sequence, the following proteins share a genomic window:
- the LOC114876166 gene encoding WD repeat-containing protein 19 isoform X2, with amino-acid sequence MSSEKVLYQLYQPHGPGTVFISWRPGNSTHLATTGYDSSVAIFDRQGDLKERIQIGGLCAGFGWDSDGDLLAITSQNSSTITLWDATTGKKSQIDAGVRDGLTCMMWAKRTCLLAVGTQKGNLVLYDHINAKRIPILGKHKKKIICGTWSYEGLLALVSEDKVLTISTSDGDTRREIPLQGDASDIQFNEMKMDHRIGGENTVSLIISKTTLFLYNVLDPENPIELAFQKRYGPIVTYKWYGDGYILVGFETGYFTAISTHIKEVGQELFQIKNHKDSLTDLAISEVMGKVATCGDNTIKIHNLQSLEETEKLITISGETGISKVEWSTDGTMVAAVTYSGSVLVYLIQIPKLVSVCGNRIALLTSLTEVAVYLYTLDKEKPEPIIINTIIEPSVLAIGPMHAAVGLNNRALFWDVSETHYNNVVHFERDYLATIDSIRLNETYVSVLFDGKLQLHSIKVDQQLTKEGKDTKIFPDLSSSDFRITCHALSTDFLVYGSDMGHIIFFCLEVFNQCLEYVHNNSITEIYLDANGTQLCFIDSKLDAYLYNPMQETILQIPDCPDCIQGIIWDQNILERNIFAAYNKSSITMYIFVKYFIEGTKMIKIDTMKLPSDTLPLLMYSGELTLSSSSNKLVQITLSSHEDIGNIVEPRKMEKILETQILCRRFQQAWNTCEKINQKESWVMLGESAIANLNIKFAIRVYRYLEDAAMVWALQNMQNIDELSLLCGHACVLLGEYNQAEKFFLQSSEPVEALYLRRDLMQWEQALNLAQKLKADEIPYIAREYAQQLEFTGNYPKALTNYERGLVISNTSPNITTHNPHHRNLCLAGVARMSIRCGDSRRGVSIAMDNESSRQLRKECAEILELMKQFNEAALLYEKAEYFDKAASAYIKLKNWQKVGQLLPQISSAKINVQYAKAKEAEGKYDEAAKAYETAKDYENIIRINLEHLNNPARSVEVVQQTKSIEGAKMVAKYFQKMNDYNSAIKFLILSNCHDEAFQLANQHGKMELYGEILINTIDDSNERKEDFKSLAMYFETQKNNLLAGKYYFHAKEYQRALRHLLKAAQLITDENEVLSLAIDTVASSKDDKLANQLIDFLLGGDGLPKDPKYLFRLYMARKQYKEAAKTAIIIANEEQVNGNYRNAHDVLFSMYQELKRNKINIPSEMQNNLRLLHSYILVRLHVKKSDHLRGARMLIRVANNISKFPSHIVPILTSTVIECQRAGLKYAAFNFAAMLMRPEYRNQIDAKYSKKIEAIVRKPPKSKDNEAEDEPLTPCPYCKSKLPETEVTCDKCKNTIPFCIATGRHIVEDDFTACPQCDFPAIRSELSRIVESEQTCPMCSEKVDVNMIPSNLNIRPYLDLQEEKSSTKV; translated from the exons atgTCGTCAGAAAAG GTTCTTTATCAGCTGTATCAACCTCATGGTCCTGGTACTGTTTTTATTTCATGGCGTCCTGGAAACAGTACTCATTTAGCAACTACTGGATATGATTCCTCAGTTGCTATATTTGACAGGCAAGGTGACTTAAAAGAACGTATTCAAATTGGTGGTTTATGTGCTGGTTTTGGATGGGATTCTGATGGAGATTTATTAGCTATCACATCACAAAATTCTTCTACTATCACATTATGGGATGCGACAACTGGAAAGAAATCACAAATAGATGCTGGTGTAAGAGATGGGTTAACATGTATGATGTGGGCAAAAAGAACTTGCTTGTTAGCAGTAGGAACACAGAAAGGAAATTTAGTACTTTATGACCACATTAATGCTAA ACGAATACCAATTTTGGGAAAGCATAAAAAGAAGATAATTTGTGGTACTTGGTCTTATGAAGGGCTTCTTGCCTTAGTCAGTGAAGACAAAGTTTTAACTATTAGCACTAGTGATGGAGATACTCGCCGTGAAATACCACTACAAGGTGATGCTTCTGACATTCAGtttaatgaaatgaaaatggaCCACAGAATTGGGGGTGAAAATACT GTATCTCTTATTATCAGTAAGACTACTTTGTTCTTGTATAATGTTTTGGACCCAGAAAATCCTATTGAACTAGCTTTTCAAAAACGTTATGGTCCAATTGTTACTTACAAATG gTATGGAGATGGGTACATTTTAGTTGGTTTTGAAACTGGATATTTTACTGCAATTTCGACACATATTAAAGAAGTTGGCCAAGAGttgtttcaaattaaaaatcacaAAGATTCATTAACTGATTTAGCAATCAGTGAAGTAATGGGGAAAGTTGCTACATGCGGGGATAATACTATAAAGATACATAATCTACAAAGTTTAGAAGAgactgaaaaattaattacaataagtGGTGAAACTGGAATCAGTAAAGTAGAATGGTCAACAGATGGAACAATGGTAGCAGCTGTTACATACAGTGGCAGTGTTTTAGTATATTTGATACAAATTCCAAAACTAGTTAGTGTTTGTGGAAATAGAATTGCATTACTCACTAGTTTAACAGAAGTAGCAGTTTATCTTTATACTTTAGATAAA GAGAAACCAGaaccaataataattaacactATAATAGAACCGTCGGTATTAGCAATAGGTCCCATGCATGCAGCAGTAGGTCTAAATAACAGAGCACTGTTTTGGGACGTATCTGAAACTCATTATAATAATGTGGTACACTTTGAAAGAGATTACTTGGCAACAATCGATAGCATACGATTAAACGAAACTTATGTGTCTGTTTTGTTTGATGGAAAATTACAGTTGCACTCG ATTAAAGTAGATCAGCAACTAacaaaggaagggaaagataCAAAGATATTTCCAGATTTAAGTTCTTCAGATTTTAGAATAACGTGCCATGCTCTTAGTACCGACTTCTTAGTTTACGGTAGTGAT ATGGGTCacataattttcttttgcCTAGAAGTTTTTAATCAGTGTTTGGAATACGTACATAATAATAGCATAACGGAAATCTACTTAGATGCGAATGGAACGCAATTATGTTTTATAGATAGTAAACTTGACGCTTATCTATATAATCCTATGCAAGAAACTATTTTACAAATTCCCGATTGTCCAGACTGTATTCAAGGCATAATTTGGGATCAAAATATTTTGGAGCGTAATATATTCGCTGCGTACAATAAGAGTTCCATTACTATGTACATATTTGTAAAATACTTTATTGAAG gtacaaaaatgataaaaatagatactatGAAACTACCGTCTGATACATTACCATTGTTAATGTACTCTGGAGAACTAACGCTAAGTTCATCAAGCAATAAGTTAGTTCAAATTACATTGTCTTCTCACGAAGATATAGGAAACATCGTGGAACctagaaaaatggaaaaaattttagaaacacAAATTCTGTGTAGaag ATTTCAGCAAGCATGGAATACTTgtgaaaaaattaatcaaaaagAATCGTGGGTGATGCTAGGAGAAAGTGCAATTGCAAACTTGAACATCAAATTCg CAATTCGTGTATATCGATATCTTGAAGATGCTGCAATGGTATGGGCATTACAAAACATGCAAAATATAGAtgaattatcattattatgtGGCCACGCATGTGTCTTACTTGGTGAATACAACCAAgcagaaaaattttttttacaatcaTCAGAACCAGTAGAAGCATTATATTTAAGAAGGGATTTAATGCAGTGGGAGCAAGCATTAAATTTGGCACAAAAGTTGAAAGCTGATGAAATTCCTTATATTGCTAGAGAATATGCTCAACAGCTTGAATTCAC GGGTAATTACCCGAAAGCTTTGACAAATTATGAACGAGGATTAGTAATTTCAAATACTTCACCTAACATAACTACACATAATCCGCATCATAGAAATTTATGTCTTGCTGGAGTTGCAAGAATGTCAATTAGATGCGGTGACAGCAGAAGAGGTGTAAGCATAGCTATGGATAATGAAAGTTCAAGGCAACTACGAAAAGAATGTGCAGAAATATTGGAGTTAATGAAA caATTTAATGAAGCTGCATTACTGTACGAGAAAGCTGAATATTTTGATAAAGCAGCATCCGCGTATATAAAACTAAAGAACTGGCAAAAAGTCGGGCAACTTTTGCCACAAATATCATCCGCTAAGATTAATGTACAGTATGCGAAAGCCAAAGAAGCGGAAGGCAAATATGATGAGGCAGCAAAAGCATACGAGACTGCAAAGGATTATGAAAACATAATTAGGATTAATTTGGAACATCTAAACAATCCTG CACGAAGCGTTGAAGTGGTACAACAAACTAAGAGTATAGAAGGAGCTAAAATGgttgcaaaatattttcaaaaaatgaatGACTATAATTCAGCGattaaatttttgattttatcGAATTGTCATGATGAAGCGTTCCAATTAGCTAATCAACACGGGAAGATGGAATTGTATGGAGAAATTCTGATAAATACAATCGACGATAGCAATGAACGAAAAGAAGATTTCAAAAGTCTCGCGATGTATTTCGAGACCCAAAAGAATAATCTTTTAGCgggaaaatattattttcatgcTAAGGAATATCAGAGGGCATTAAGGCATTTATTGAAAGCTGCACAGTTAATAACTGATGAGAATGAAGTTCTCAGTTTAGCCATTGATACAGTTGCTTCTTCAAAAGATGACAAATTAGCAAATCAGCTAATAGACTTTTTACTAGGAGGAGATGGATTGCCGAAG GATCCAAAATACTTGTTTCGATTGTACATGGCTAGAAAACAGTACAAAGAAGCTGCGAAAACAGCAATTATAATTGCAAATGAAGAACAAGTTAATG GAAATTATAGAAATGCACACGACGTTTTGTTTAGCATGTATCAAGAATTAAAAaggaacaaaattaatatacctTCAGAAATGCAAAATAATTTAAGGCTCTTGCATTCGTATATTCTCGTTAGACTTCACGTAAAAAAGAGTGATCATCTACGTGGTGCTCGGATGCTAATAAGAGTGGCTAATAATATATCAAAATTTCCATCGC ACATCGTTCCAATCTTAACGTCTACTGTAATTGAATGTCAACGAGCTGGATTAAAATATGCTGCGTTCAATTTTGCTGCTATGTTAATGCGTCCAGAATATCGAAATCAAATTGACGCTAAGTAcagtaaaaaaattgaagcaaTTGTACGGAAACCACCGAAATCAAAAGATAATGAAGCCGAAGATGAACCATTGACTCCGTGTCCTTACTGTAAAAGTAAACTTCCAGAAACAGAAGTTACCTGTGATAAGTGCAAAAATACGATACCTTTTTGTATAGCTACA GGACGACATATCGTAGAAGACGATTTTACCGCCTGTCCACAATGCGATTTTCCTGCTATAAGAAGTGAACTTTCAAG GATCGTCGAATCTGAACAAACTTGTCCAATGTGTTCAGAGAAGGTAGATGTTAACATGATTCCATCCAATCTTAATATCCGTCCATATCTTGATCTTCAGGAAGAAAAATCTTCAACGAAAGTTTAA
- the LOC114876166 gene encoding WD repeat-containing protein 19 isoform X1: MNIYLLNLLAQVLYQLYQPHGPGTVFISWRPGNSTHLATTGYDSSVAIFDRQGDLKERIQIGGLCAGFGWDSDGDLLAITSQNSSTITLWDATTGKKSQIDAGVRDGLTCMMWAKRTCLLAVGTQKGNLVLYDHINAKRIPILGKHKKKIICGTWSYEGLLALVSEDKVLTISTSDGDTRREIPLQGDASDIQFNEMKMDHRIGGENTVSLIISKTTLFLYNVLDPENPIELAFQKRYGPIVTYKWYGDGYILVGFETGYFTAISTHIKEVGQELFQIKNHKDSLTDLAISEVMGKVATCGDNTIKIHNLQSLEETEKLITISGETGISKVEWSTDGTMVAAVTYSGSVLVYLIQIPKLVSVCGNRIALLTSLTEVAVYLYTLDKEKPEPIIINTIIEPSVLAIGPMHAAVGLNNRALFWDVSETHYNNVVHFERDYLATIDSIRLNETYVSVLFDGKLQLHSIKVDQQLTKEGKDTKIFPDLSSSDFRITCHALSTDFLVYGSDMGHIIFFCLEVFNQCLEYVHNNSITEIYLDANGTQLCFIDSKLDAYLYNPMQETILQIPDCPDCIQGIIWDQNILERNIFAAYNKSSITMYIFVKYFIEGTKMIKIDTMKLPSDTLPLLMYSGELTLSSSSNKLVQITLSSHEDIGNIVEPRKMEKILETQILCRRFQQAWNTCEKINQKESWVMLGESAIANLNIKFAIRVYRYLEDAAMVWALQNMQNIDELSLLCGHACVLLGEYNQAEKFFLQSSEPVEALYLRRDLMQWEQALNLAQKLKADEIPYIAREYAQQLEFTGNYPKALTNYERGLVISNTSPNITTHNPHHRNLCLAGVARMSIRCGDSRRGVSIAMDNESSRQLRKECAEILELMKQFNEAALLYEKAEYFDKAASAYIKLKNWQKVGQLLPQISSAKINVQYAKAKEAEGKYDEAAKAYETAKDYENIIRINLEHLNNPARSVEVVQQTKSIEGAKMVAKYFQKMNDYNSAIKFLILSNCHDEAFQLANQHGKMELYGEILINTIDDSNERKEDFKSLAMYFETQKNNLLAGKYYFHAKEYQRALRHLLKAAQLITDENEVLSLAIDTVASSKDDKLANQLIDFLLGGDGLPKDPKYLFRLYMARKQYKEAAKTAIIIANEEQVNGNYRNAHDVLFSMYQELKRNKINIPSEMQNNLRLLHSYILVRLHVKKSDHLRGARMLIRVANNISKFPSHIVPILTSTVIECQRAGLKYAAFNFAAMLMRPEYRNQIDAKYSKKIEAIVRKPPKSKDNEAEDEPLTPCPYCKSKLPETEVTCDKCKNTIPFCIATGRHIVEDDFTACPQCDFPAIRSELSRIVESEQTCPMCSEKVDVNMIPSNLNIRPYLDLQEEKSSTKV, translated from the exons ATGAACATTTATCTGTTGAATCTCTTGGCACAGGTTCTTTATCAGCTGTATCAACCTCATGGTCCTGGTACTGTTTTTATTTCATGGCGTCCTGGAAACAGTACTCATTTAGCAACTACTGGATATGATTCCTCAGTTGCTATATTTGACAGGCAAGGTGACTTAAAAGAACGTATTCAAATTGGTGGTTTATGTGCTGGTTTTGGATGGGATTCTGATGGAGATTTATTAGCTATCACATCACAAAATTCTTCTACTATCACATTATGGGATGCGACAACTGGAAAGAAATCACAAATAGATGCTGGTGTAAGAGATGGGTTAACATGTATGATGTGGGCAAAAAGAACTTGCTTGTTAGCAGTAGGAACACAGAAAGGAAATTTAGTACTTTATGACCACATTAATGCTAA ACGAATACCAATTTTGGGAAAGCATAAAAAGAAGATAATTTGTGGTACTTGGTCTTATGAAGGGCTTCTTGCCTTAGTCAGTGAAGACAAAGTTTTAACTATTAGCACTAGTGATGGAGATACTCGCCGTGAAATACCACTACAAGGTGATGCTTCTGACATTCAGtttaatgaaatgaaaatggaCCACAGAATTGGGGGTGAAAATACT GTATCTCTTATTATCAGTAAGACTACTTTGTTCTTGTATAATGTTTTGGACCCAGAAAATCCTATTGAACTAGCTTTTCAAAAACGTTATGGTCCAATTGTTACTTACAAATG gTATGGAGATGGGTACATTTTAGTTGGTTTTGAAACTGGATATTTTACTGCAATTTCGACACATATTAAAGAAGTTGGCCAAGAGttgtttcaaattaaaaatcacaAAGATTCATTAACTGATTTAGCAATCAGTGAAGTAATGGGGAAAGTTGCTACATGCGGGGATAATACTATAAAGATACATAATCTACAAAGTTTAGAAGAgactgaaaaattaattacaataagtGGTGAAACTGGAATCAGTAAAGTAGAATGGTCAACAGATGGAACAATGGTAGCAGCTGTTACATACAGTGGCAGTGTTTTAGTATATTTGATACAAATTCCAAAACTAGTTAGTGTTTGTGGAAATAGAATTGCATTACTCACTAGTTTAACAGAAGTAGCAGTTTATCTTTATACTTTAGATAAA GAGAAACCAGaaccaataataattaacactATAATAGAACCGTCGGTATTAGCAATAGGTCCCATGCATGCAGCAGTAGGTCTAAATAACAGAGCACTGTTTTGGGACGTATCTGAAACTCATTATAATAATGTGGTACACTTTGAAAGAGATTACTTGGCAACAATCGATAGCATACGATTAAACGAAACTTATGTGTCTGTTTTGTTTGATGGAAAATTACAGTTGCACTCG ATTAAAGTAGATCAGCAACTAacaaaggaagggaaagataCAAAGATATTTCCAGATTTAAGTTCTTCAGATTTTAGAATAACGTGCCATGCTCTTAGTACCGACTTCTTAGTTTACGGTAGTGAT ATGGGTCacataattttcttttgcCTAGAAGTTTTTAATCAGTGTTTGGAATACGTACATAATAATAGCATAACGGAAATCTACTTAGATGCGAATGGAACGCAATTATGTTTTATAGATAGTAAACTTGACGCTTATCTATATAATCCTATGCAAGAAACTATTTTACAAATTCCCGATTGTCCAGACTGTATTCAAGGCATAATTTGGGATCAAAATATTTTGGAGCGTAATATATTCGCTGCGTACAATAAGAGTTCCATTACTATGTACATATTTGTAAAATACTTTATTGAAG gtacaaaaatgataaaaatagatactatGAAACTACCGTCTGATACATTACCATTGTTAATGTACTCTGGAGAACTAACGCTAAGTTCATCAAGCAATAAGTTAGTTCAAATTACATTGTCTTCTCACGAAGATATAGGAAACATCGTGGAACctagaaaaatggaaaaaattttagaaacacAAATTCTGTGTAGaag ATTTCAGCAAGCATGGAATACTTgtgaaaaaattaatcaaaaagAATCGTGGGTGATGCTAGGAGAAAGTGCAATTGCAAACTTGAACATCAAATTCg CAATTCGTGTATATCGATATCTTGAAGATGCTGCAATGGTATGGGCATTACAAAACATGCAAAATATAGAtgaattatcattattatgtGGCCACGCATGTGTCTTACTTGGTGAATACAACCAAgcagaaaaattttttttacaatcaTCAGAACCAGTAGAAGCATTATATTTAAGAAGGGATTTAATGCAGTGGGAGCAAGCATTAAATTTGGCACAAAAGTTGAAAGCTGATGAAATTCCTTATATTGCTAGAGAATATGCTCAACAGCTTGAATTCAC GGGTAATTACCCGAAAGCTTTGACAAATTATGAACGAGGATTAGTAATTTCAAATACTTCACCTAACATAACTACACATAATCCGCATCATAGAAATTTATGTCTTGCTGGAGTTGCAAGAATGTCAATTAGATGCGGTGACAGCAGAAGAGGTGTAAGCATAGCTATGGATAATGAAAGTTCAAGGCAACTACGAAAAGAATGTGCAGAAATATTGGAGTTAATGAAA caATTTAATGAAGCTGCATTACTGTACGAGAAAGCTGAATATTTTGATAAAGCAGCATCCGCGTATATAAAACTAAAGAACTGGCAAAAAGTCGGGCAACTTTTGCCACAAATATCATCCGCTAAGATTAATGTACAGTATGCGAAAGCCAAAGAAGCGGAAGGCAAATATGATGAGGCAGCAAAAGCATACGAGACTGCAAAGGATTATGAAAACATAATTAGGATTAATTTGGAACATCTAAACAATCCTG CACGAAGCGTTGAAGTGGTACAACAAACTAAGAGTATAGAAGGAGCTAAAATGgttgcaaaatattttcaaaaaatgaatGACTATAATTCAGCGattaaatttttgattttatcGAATTGTCATGATGAAGCGTTCCAATTAGCTAATCAACACGGGAAGATGGAATTGTATGGAGAAATTCTGATAAATACAATCGACGATAGCAATGAACGAAAAGAAGATTTCAAAAGTCTCGCGATGTATTTCGAGACCCAAAAGAATAATCTTTTAGCgggaaaatattattttcatgcTAAGGAATATCAGAGGGCATTAAGGCATTTATTGAAAGCTGCACAGTTAATAACTGATGAGAATGAAGTTCTCAGTTTAGCCATTGATACAGTTGCTTCTTCAAAAGATGACAAATTAGCAAATCAGCTAATAGACTTTTTACTAGGAGGAGATGGATTGCCGAAG GATCCAAAATACTTGTTTCGATTGTACATGGCTAGAAAACAGTACAAAGAAGCTGCGAAAACAGCAATTATAATTGCAAATGAAGAACAAGTTAATG GAAATTATAGAAATGCACACGACGTTTTGTTTAGCATGTATCAAGAATTAAAAaggaacaaaattaatatacctTCAGAAATGCAAAATAATTTAAGGCTCTTGCATTCGTATATTCTCGTTAGACTTCACGTAAAAAAGAGTGATCATCTACGTGGTGCTCGGATGCTAATAAGAGTGGCTAATAATATATCAAAATTTCCATCGC ACATCGTTCCAATCTTAACGTCTACTGTAATTGAATGTCAACGAGCTGGATTAAAATATGCTGCGTTCAATTTTGCTGCTATGTTAATGCGTCCAGAATATCGAAATCAAATTGACGCTAAGTAcagtaaaaaaattgaagcaaTTGTACGGAAACCACCGAAATCAAAAGATAATGAAGCCGAAGATGAACCATTGACTCCGTGTCCTTACTGTAAAAGTAAACTTCCAGAAACAGAAGTTACCTGTGATAAGTGCAAAAATACGATACCTTTTTGTATAGCTACA GGACGACATATCGTAGAAGACGATTTTACCGCCTGTCCACAATGCGATTTTCCTGCTATAAGAAGTGAACTTTCAAG GATCGTCGAATCTGAACAAACTTGTCCAATGTGTTCAGAGAAGGTAGATGTTAACATGATTCCATCCAATCTTAATATCCGTCCATATCTTGATCTTCAGGAAGAAAAATCTTCAACGAAAGTTTAA
- the LOC114876167 gene encoding membrane-associated progesterone receptor component 1-like produces MAEKNDSPGSTSTSVGQESQQLLSSFIGEIVRSPVNLILVAVIALLVYKIVKSKTKVEEPVEEVKKLPKLRRDFTVEELKKYDGTGPDGRILIAVNGSVYDCTRGAKFYGPGGTYAAFSGRDASRGLATFILETKDEYDDLSDLDTAQMNSVKEWEEQFKEKYDYVGKLLKPGEAPTNYSDEEDEGSQQETESKAEQQESETKSDQGIDTKSKND; encoded by the exons ATGGCGGAGAAGAATGACTCGCCGGGTTCCACCTCGACTTCTGTCGGGCAAGAAAGCCAACAATTGCTTTCAAGTTTCATAGGTGAAATTGTAAGGAGTCCAGTTAATCTTATTTTAGTAGCTGTAATTGCATTGCTGGTCTACAAAATCGTTAAAAGCAAAACGAAGGTGGAAGAACCTGTAGAAGAAGTAAAGAAGCTCCCCAAATTGCGACGTGATTTTACTGTTGAAGAATTGAAAAAGTATGATGGTACAGGACCAGATGGGCGAATATTAATTGCAGTTAATGGCAGCGTTTACGATTGTACACGGGGTGCCAAATTTTATGGCCCTG GTGGTACCTATGCAGCATTTAGCGGTCGTGATGCTAGCAGAGGCTTAGCAACATTTATACTGGAAACAAAAGATGAATATGATGATTTAAGTGATTTGGACACAGCCCAAATGAATTCTGTTAAAGAATGGGAAGAACAGTTTAAAG aaaaatatgattatGTGGGAAAATTACTTAAACCTGGCGAAGCACCTACAAATTATTCTGACGAAGAAGACGAGGGTAGCCAACAAGAGACTGAATCGAAAGCTGAACAGCAAGAAAGTGAAACCAAATCTGATCAGGGAATTGATACAAAGTCAAAGAATGATTGA